DNA from Macadamia integrifolia cultivar HAES 741 chromosome 12, SCU_Mint_v3, whole genome shotgun sequence:
TGGAGTGGAGAGATGTGTCTGGAGTGCAACGTGATCAATGAATTTcgttaaagcttaaaggaaaattttataagcTATGATGTACGAGTGGAATGTTAAGTAATTAAGAAACATTGTATAGATAAACTAatggcccgtttgataacgtttcaagaaacgcgtttctgccgtttctgtttccagaaacaacaaaaacggagtaaaaaacgtttgataaaactgttccgtgtcacttattttcagaaatagaaatagaaatttttacttatttatgattcaagaaacgacttaggcgaaacaagttgaagttcaacttgtttcgccgtttctagaaacgacttgtggccattctttcatggttactatcgacttctaaaaatatgacttatcaaacaccttcaattccgtttctgtttctagaaacggaaatttatgtttctgccgtttcttgaaacaaagacggcagaaacgttatcaaacgggccctaaagtGTAGCGGAGATTaggatgttgagatagatgtggCAAAACTATGagggataaaataaggaatgatcatattatagCCAAGTTAGAAGTAGCTCCGATACAAGATAAGCTTTGAGAATGTCATTTGAGGTAGCACAACCACAATCAACGGGGACCTTGAGATGTCTAGTATGGAAGAGTGATATGATTTAAAAGGAAGACATCAAAAGAGCCAAGGGCATGCATAAAATAAGTCTAAgagaagtgaaaaaagaaatgcACATCTTTTGTCTCGTATCTTGTATGACATATATGACTACCAATAGAGTTGATTACAAGCCTCTTCAATATCTAAATGGTTTGTTAATTGTGTATACAACCTAAATGTTCAAGGTTCAAGGCTTGTTTTGTTTGATACCATCACAAAACGTTACCTAGTATCAGGAATTGCGCCCATTGGCAATATAACTCATGACTGGTTACTTAGCTAGTGTGAAAATTTGCAAATTCATTTTCACATGATTGGATTTTGGTTGCATCAAGAATTTTGATTCTAGAATGTAACAGGTATTGCACTAGTTTCTGCCACTATCAGATAGTATTCAGAACAAGCTTTTCTCTGCAATCAGTTATGTAAATGAcctgaaaaaaattaaaatatccaaaattggaATCTAGATAGGGATTGGTTAGGATCATAGAGAAATTAGTAAAAATCGTCCTAAATATGCCCTAACCATAGTTTTTGAAAAGGAAACAGGATCAAGATCGGCCTCGGCCAATCCAGCCGATCTCATcctgatttttaaaaccctgccAAAGATTTTTTTAGCACATCCTGGTTGGTAAGCATAATTGCTGGGAATTACCatttctttcagaagttttgTCGTCAGATACAAACAGCTAGCTCCCCTCCAACCATcccgggttgaaatcgtctacaattcttatctcgtacaattccgtgcaataccacctttaggcgatgacacgtgtattgataccaatacaatggtcaagatctggtagaactaataaaacattaaatcagtaaagaggcatttaaatcagatctgaactattgcattggtatcaatacacgtgtcaccctttgaaggtggtattgcacgaaattgtacgagatcggaattgcagacgatttttttccaaccATCCCGggcaaaataaaattcttaaatcttagcccttagatttttttttttcttgaattaagaAAGTAAATTACATGGGTCACAGGGGAAAGTAAGGTATATGTAAATAACCCTTTACTATGGATCATGCGGCAAATTGGATGGGTCCCAAAATTTGTGATAGATAGATACATCCCTCGCATGACAAATTAATGAAGGTATCATCGTCATAGTTTGGACCGACTGTGAGGAACTCGATAAGCTGCTCCATCAGGATTAGAGTTGCTAGCCGCTAAGTGAATCAAGCGGGAAAAGATAGAACTGATTCTAATTATGAAGGCTGCGTTTGAAGTAATTCTACCACACAGACTGAGTATCAAGTACACCTCTTTACCAAGGGGAAGACTCCATTTTCATGTTCTTGTAAAACGTCAAACATTTTTTCGCATCACCTAAAGGTACCTGAGAATAagtatagcttttttttttcttcttctttaaagGAATTTcagtttgaaataaaaaataaaaaataaaaaaatactacaCAAATGGGATCTAGCTATAGAGTCCAGggcgcagagagagagagagagagagagagagagagagagagagagagagagagagagagagagagagctcttatGGTTGGGAGGACATGGgcataaggatgtgaatttgataCCCAAACCGTTTACTGAAACCGAATCAAGCCGTTTACAACAAAAtcacaaaaccgtttagtaaatgattcggttatgatttcaagtttcaggcaaATTAGCTAAACAGATTGAAACCGAACCAAGCCATTTAACCcgtggtttcaaaccgaattaaaactgtgaaaatctaaccatttaaaccgtccgatccgattaacccatttaaagattaaataagatgattgcaaaatatcattagtatctttttttattcaaagaTTAAGTGCTACAAGCCTATAAGTAATTATAGAAGTAAtttgctcattgtttggaatgccaattaaattaatccaacacactaagtagaatgtataatgataaaaatgtaatttttacttttaccatagcatattaaatatatatttttcaatattataacacattatttgaggggggaaaaagaagaaaatccatATTGTAAACTTTACTTAATGACTTGTTAGATGCACTTGAgactattttttatcaaaatattttattttccttagttgtttgattgttttaacaaacGCATAATGAtttgcatttcacattttaAAGATTGAATCGTTCATCgccaaatgaaaattttagtgaacatacgaataaactagcaaactgaTTACTAACCGTTTAAAAACTGtatgaaataaatcaaaaccaaaaccgtttaaaaccatgaaaccgaaaccatttaaaaccataaaaccaaaaccgtttaaaatccatgaaaaccaaaaccatttactaaatgattatGATTTCAAAAAGTACAACCGCtaagtaaatggtgcgattatggtttcaaccaaaatatatataaactaaACTGAACCAtaccaaaccatttaaaccaaatcCAAACCGAATAACACCCGAAACTAGAATCACTCTCAAATCCTTGGGATCcatggagaggagccggatccgaAGTCTCAACGTCTTCATTGGTGAACCATCCTTCTAGAGACATATTACATTGGTGAACCATCCTGCTAGAGACACTCTAGGACCGACCACTCTGGAACATTCCACTTGATTCCCATCCAATACTAATTTTTTAAACAACTATACCACCAAGATTTCCATGAAAACATGTGGGtaaaataatcataaaaaataaatccataaaGAAAATTCAAGAAATACGGGTCCATAGCTTGCTAGTACATGTACAGTAACATCCAAAAATCGATCCCACGCACGGGTTTTAAGGACCAATTAGCAACAATCAGAATCAGCCAAACCAAATCTAAATTCCAACCAATCCACGCTATGCTAGCTCAGGCCAACTCCAGTTGAATCAGAATCTGCTTAACCCAAGGAGGATCTCCAATTTACATAAATCTAAAGCTCATTCCCTTATCTATTGGCCAACCTATTTCTCCAAATGTTGATGGTCCAATTTGTGGAGTTGAGTATAATCATACCTTATCAGAGGGGTACCTGCAATGTTAGTTTCACCCCCATTTTGTGGCAGCCTATATGAATAATGGTTTTGTAGGGAAGATCCCAAACAGTCAAATACTAAGAGTAGCAAGGAAAAAAAGACCAAAGGTAGTAGTCACATGCAGGTATCTGAATGTATTGTCAAGAGTTTACTGGCTTGGCCAATGCAAGGAACCAGTAATAGATGGCAAAGGgaagttcttttttcttttggattttccttgttATTTTGCTAATCTAAGTTCTATTTACATACAAAAAAACTCCAATTTACACTAATAGATCATCACCACAAATGGATACAATCCCAATAACCTAGAATCAACACTCAGAATTCCAAATTTCTGCAAGTAGTTCCCATACCATGAGAACATTCAACAGTCAAACCATGAATTCCCATACATCAACCATAAAAGTATCCAACAGAGTGGATCAACCAAAACGGTTTGCCCTGCGTGAAACAAGCAAATGCCAGGCATTCAGGATTTTGGGTGCAAAAAGAAGACTGGCCTGGTAGCCACTGGCATAGCATGCCTATCTTCTGCTACACTTGAGAACGTCCATTCCCATTTCTTGTCGATGAATCATATGTACAGAGAACATCATTGAAGTTTGTAAGATCCAAGAACTCATTATTACCCATCCCCTGAAACTTCAAGATCTTGGAAAAATGGGGGGCAAGAGTGTCTCATACTTTCTAATTGAAAAGTAGAGAGCTAATGTCTGTgagtccaaactccaaacaaacgaGGGGTTAATCATTCTCCCTCCTTAAATCCGTTGCTCATTCTAATTAAAAATTGCAGGACTTGGGTAGAATTTCCCACaaaacaacaaacaaacaacaaactcagcctcaaccaaaacttaatggggtcagccaTTGGGTAGAATTTCCCACAACAGCTGCAAAAGCCTCATACAGAACGGACACAATACAGGAAACTAACATCAAATGCTTGTGGTTCTAGCATCATCCGAGTTTCACTAGCAAGGGAATAACTAAGTAACCATCATATCAAAGTCAAATGCTAAAAGCTAATAGAGTTGTCCAATAACTCAAAAGGGAGTAACAGATCCCACGTGTGTTCTTATTCAACAGCAGCAACAAATAAGGAAGGCCAGGCCTGCTAATCATTTCAAATGTGCAACTTATAACCATTCTACCCAACCATAAAAACCCAACCAAAACTTGGATCTTAATCCTCAAACTCCATAAAAATGAAGTCAATTGTCTCAAAACAACAAACAAGGAAAGACAAGAATcaatatagtaaaaaaaaaggaagcattACATGAAGCCATAGTGGCTACAAACAGAAGCATATCCATAACACAACCAAGAAAATGGACAAATTTTCATCCCACAAATCAGCCAAAATAAGCATCATTACATACAGAAATCACGGAGCCCACAGACCTTAGCAGCCCGTCACCCCTCAATTTGCAAAAAACAAGCAcaccattcaaaaaaaaattatattcataCTCATTCAAATATTGTTTATAAATTCCATTCAAACAGTTGGGTTAACTCAATGCAAGATTTAAATAACATTGCCAACTAGCAACAAGTCGGAATCAAACCCATGAATTCCAACACAATCATCTGAATTCCTTTGTCCTGTCCTTTCCACCAAAAGTCAACATAAAGCTTGCATTTTGCAACTTCATTGAAGCACGTACTTCACACAGAAACACTAATAATCTAAGTTAAATATAACATAACTACGCAAGAGCAACAATCATTGGTTGATCCTACTGTTCATTAAACAACTGTACCCTCAAGAAGCCATTGACAAAATAGATGCAGCAAAACATACTTTCTAGGTTCCCTAAGAAAATACAAACCAAAGTCTTAGGTTTTGGCAATTTGGCAGACCAAAGGGAAACACAGAACATTCACCCCCACCCAAAACTTGTAAAACAATATGAAAGAGATCTCAAAACAAAGGCAAGATAATCCAGCACAGGAGTCACAAATACAAACACCAACCAACAAGGGTAAGTGGGAAACACTGCAACATATAACGTCCATAGAGGTAAAATAAAACACCCACAACCATAAGCCTAGAATGTCCCTGACCCAAGTAAAAGACCAGAACAAGAAATTCTGCGAGATCCATGTATGAACGTTTTGAGGTCTCTCAACAACTATTAAGGTCCAAGTTTCCTTGGTTAAACATTATCTATTCCTTGGATTTAAAGTGACGGAGGTCCAGCATCAATTGAACCTAAGTACTTGAAAtaaaattcatatcaaaataatAAACCAGTGGACTTAAGAATAATAATCCAAAGAGGATGTTAATAAATTGTCAATCATCCACCTCTAACAAAATATGTGGCTATGACACTCTCCAAACAAAACCGGGAAACCAGTTTCCAGAATTCATAAACTTTGAAATTAAAACAAACTACCAAAATCACGCTCCAATGCTTCCTCCTACACCTTAAAAGGAAGCGGCTGCTCCGCTCTTCCTTGGAGTTGCTTGAGTCCCTGAGTCGgacattaataaaaaaaatcaattaactaaacagaaaaattagagaacaaaatcttcatcaagtaatgaATGAATGACATCAgatataataataacaaaagtgCAAAAACTAAGAAGCCAGTGTGGAAATCAGTTTCACCTTCTCTGAAGTTGGTCTTGAATCTGCGGGGCAAGTGGCGGAGATACCTCATCCGACCAGTTCCAGTTGTCTTCCTCCTAATAGCCTTCACGCTCCAGTTATCTGAAATAACCCACAAAACCAACAAAAAAGGTCAAAGAAAGCGAAATACAAAAACCCAGATCAGTCGAATACAAACAAGAGAAAGTTAAGAAACAAACGGAATAGAACTTCGGATGGGTAGCTTACATTTCCTGGTACGGGCTGAAGGGTAACCACAGGCAGCACATCTGCTCTTCTGGAGATGAAAGCTGCGGCGTCCGCATCTCACACAGAGCGTGTGAGTCTTGTTCCTCCTCTTACCGAAGCTTCCTGTTCCTTTGCCCTGCTCATATCAAATCCAATGAACCATGTTTCCACAGAGATCGGAAGAAAGGAACAATAAGACAAGATTACTTTAGAGATCTGAAGAAACGAAAGAGATTGAAAAACCAGGACGGAATCATCTTACCATGATGCAAGTTTCAGAAAAACCCTAGCTACAGAGCTACGTAGCCACTTCGCCAAGAGACGAAATCAGAAGATGCGGTAGTCTTTATAGTGGAAAACGAATTCGTGGATTTAGGGTTCCGCGGTTGTGATGTAACCATGCCGCCCTGCGCATTATAGCGAAATTAGGTTAGCGTCCGCGTTTTTGGGTTTTAATCTTActggttgggacttgggaccaAGGCTTTATATCAGCCGGGCTGGGGTAAACCATGGTTCGAGTAGGACCCGAACTATGGACCCTTCAACCCTTTTATTGAACAAGACCATCGCCCATGGTCCATGACCCATGGTTATATGTACAGCCTTGCTTGAGTCCATCTGAAGGCTTTCAGAATTTCATTATCGAGTCTCATAATCAGGTGCGACTTCCTATTTACAAAGGAGAATTCCAACTTTGCCATTGAAGATGAGATGCATCCttgaaagattgtattttttattttattttaagggaGATTAACAACTTGGCTAACTCCTTGATTAGGAAAACATTGTTGATGACGTGTATGTATTGTGTGACCTAATTCTGATCCATTGATTCGAAAGGTGTGTTCTTCTTCCACCTATGAGTGATTCACTTTGAATATgaataaaggttttttttttttttttgtgaacaaattaaaattttcattgaactaagaaaaacataaattaaCAATATCACTTTTTAAGACCATAattcattaaaatagaaaagattagacaaaaataataattgttCTGTATGTTGTATTTTAAAAAGTTCgaaatttgaatgaagcattCAATATAGATCAAAACAAtttgacaacaacaacaacaaaaggtAGATTTGAAAAAACTCgattaaaaagaatgaaaatataCATAAATGTCATATCTGTTAAAGGGGATGTCTAAATTATACTGAATATCATAGTTGGAAAACTAGGTTTTCTGACTCAACTTGCCTTCTGAAAAAATCTGATGACTTGGTCTAGTTAAACCTAGTCAAGGCAAGTcatatattttatcttttaaaatacaatatatttataataaaaattattttaaaaaaattgcatATCATTGAATCTTGAGCTTCTACCATTACAAACATGTTCAATAATATAAGTGAACTAGTGAGGTAATGAACATGTTTGATagtattatttaaaaaaataaaaaataaaaaataaataaaaaccctagACTCATTGAGTTTATAGAGACTTTGGTAAAAGACCTAATCATATTGATTGAGACGAGTCATGACCaagtcttattatttttttccttggctGAGTCTACATGACTCTTAACCaggattttcaaaattttgactcgATTTGGATGACTCGCCCAAGTTAAAATCTAGTTTTCCAACTAAATGATCTATAAATGTATTTAGAAATTAATACATTCATTTAATTACTCCTTATCCTATTCCGAAAAGATCTTTAAGTTAGAGGTATATaagaattttcataaataatttgaaaatgacttatcattatgtcattatcaaagaCTATCATTTCCTTGTACATTTTTCTTGGATAGATGTGAAGTGACATTATTTACCTTCATTGGAAAAAGTATGTTgtattaaaagggtaaaaatgcaAGGTTATAAACCATAATCATTTGACACCTTAGGGTGTGTTAATTAGAAATTCCCCTTGCTAAATGTTAATATTTAATAATGTGTGACAAAGTCTAGGGAAAAACTCTTGTTGTTAATGAAGCGACgttaagagaaaaaatgaaagatttaAAACTTATCTATCTATGGGAAATTGTTGCCTTCGGTAAATGAGAACAAAGTATACCAAGCTAAGGCATATCAATGAGAATTATTAAGACCATAGACGTCCCCTTGTGATGCAACTTGATGTATACATATTGGTCACCAAGATAAGACAATCTAATAGCTACCGGTAGTAACAATGCACTCTTTtactacaaatctcttagagtTCTACAAATATGTGCTCATACTCACAAAGAAAACTATGAGGCGAGCGATGGTAAAGTAAGAAAACCTAATGTGTGTAGTCTCGTATGAAAGAATACACAACCAAGAAGAAAGTTGTGGAGAGGAAGAATAGCATACGTAAGAGCCATATACATCCTCCATTTATGGACGAAAGGAACCCCTTGGAAGCACATTTTCCAAAGGAGGTGTCTCTCAGGACCCATTTGTTTAGAGGGATTTTGCTAGGGTGGGATAGTTGTACGAACTATTCCACCCCAATGGGTTATTGGGTCGTTTATA
Protein-coding regions in this window:
- the LOC122057277 gene encoding 60S ribosomal protein L37-1; this translates as MGKGTGSFGKRRNKTHTLCVRCGRRSFHLQKSRCAACGYPSARTRKYNWSVKAIRRKTTGTGRMRYLRHLPRRFKTNFREGTQATPRKSGAAASF